The Chanos chanos chromosome 6, fChaCha1.1, whole genome shotgun sequence genome includes a region encoding these proteins:
- the myo1cb gene encoding myosin Ic, paralog b isoform X1, giving the protein MMELRIQLIPTGEIILPPGKNGESYCHNCTKAVGSDGVRVMMESALTARDRVGVQDFVLLENHTSEVAFIENLRKRFKENLIYTYIGSVLVSVNPYKDLEIYTKQHMERYRGVNFYEVSPHIYAVSDNAYRSMRTERRDQCILISGESGAGKTEASKKVLQYYAVTCPASDKVQTVKDRLLQSNPVLEAFGNAKTLRNDNSSRFGKYMDIQFDFKGAPVGGHILNYLLEKSRVVHQSHGERNFHIFYQLIEGGEEDLLRRLGLERNAQQYQYLVKGNCPKVSSINDRNDWKVVRKALTVIGFTDDDVEELLNIIASVLHLGNVQYGSEESGNAYITTDSQIKYLSRLIGVDGSVLKEALTHKKIIAKGEELMSPLNQEQAASARDALSKAIYGRTFTWLVNKINASLEFKDSSFSSKNASVIGLLDIYGFEVFQNNSFEQFCINYCNEKLQQLFIELTLKSEQDEYEAEGITWEPVQYFNNKIICDLVEEKFKGIISILDEECLRPGDASDITFLEKLEDTVGGHPHFVTHKLADGKTRKVMGREEFRLLHYAGEVNYNVNGFLDKNNDLLFRNLKEAMCMSENKILTQCFDREELTDKKRPETAATQFKTSLAQLMEILMSKEPSYVRCIKPNDAKQAGRFDEVLIRHQVKYLGLMENLRVRRAGFAYRRRYETFLQRYKSLCPETWPNWQGRLVDGVSTLVKHLGYKPEEYKLGRTKIFIRFPKTLFATEDALEVRKHSLATKLQACWKGYSQKTKYRKLRRSAIVIQAWWRGILARRRAQRRRQAAETIRRFIKGFIYRHQPRCPENEYFLDYVRYSFLMKLSRNLPKNVLDKSWPTPPPALAEASEHLRKLCMQNMVWKYCKTISPEWKHQLEQKMVASEIFKDKKDNYPQSVPKLFVSTRLNGEDINPKVVQALGTDKMKYAVPVTKYDRKGYKARSRQLLLMGNSAIIAEEAKVKQRIDYSALKGISVSSLSDGVFVIHVVCEDNKQKGDVVLQSDHVIETLTKVAICADKINSINISQGSIKFTVGQGKEGIIDFTSGSELIVAKAKNGHLSVTAPRLNSR; this is encoded by the exons GCAGTAGGCAGTGACGGAGTTCGGGTCATGATGGAGAGCGCCCTGACAGCCAGGGACAGGGTGGGGGTACAGGACTTTGTCCTGCTGGAGAACCACACCAGCGAAGTGGCCTTCATCGAAAACCTACGCAAGCGTTTCAAGGAGAACCTCATCTAT acatacattggttctgtgctggtgtctgtcaACCCCTACAAAGACCTGGAGATTTACACCAAACAGCATATGGAAAGATATCGAGGAGTCAATTTCTACGAAGTCTCTCCTCACAT ATACGCCGTGTCTGATAACGCCTATCGCTCCATGCGAACGGAGCGGCGGGACCAGTGCATCCTGATCTCAGGCGAAAGCGGAGCCGGAAAGACGGAGGCGTCAAAGAAAGTCCTGCAATACTACGCCGTCACTTGTCCGGCTAGCGATAAGGTTCAGACTGTGAAAGACCGTCTGCTGCAGTCCAACCCTGTTCTGGAG GCTTTTGGTAATGCCAAAACACTACGCAATGACAATTCCAGTCGTTTTGGCAAATACATGGACATCCAGTTTGATTTCAAG GGGGCGCCAGTGGGAGGACACATCCTGAACTACTTGCTGGAGAAGTCTCGCGTGGTTCACCAGAGCCATGGAGAGAGGAACTTCCATATATTCTACCAGCTGATTGAGGGAGGTGAGGAGGATCTGCTGAGGAGACTAGGATTGGAGAGGAACGCACAGCAGTACCAGTACCTGGTCAAA ggtaaCTGTCCTAAGGTGAGCTCCATTAATGACCGTAATGACTGGAAAGTGGTGAGGAAGGCACTGACTGTCATCGGCTTCACCGATGATGATGTGGAG gagctGTTAAACATTATTGCCAGTGTGCTTCACCTGGGGAATGTGCAGTACGGCTCAGAGGAGAGCGGCAACGCTTACATCACAACAGACTCGCAGATCAAATACCTTTCCAGA TTGATAGGCGTGGATGGCTCTGTTCTGAAAGAAGCTCTCACACATAAGAAGATTATTGCCAAAGGAGAAGAG ctgatGAGCCCACTTAATCAAGAACAGGCAGCTTCGGCAAGAGATGCCTTATCTAAAGCCATCTATGGCCGCACCTTCACCTGGCTAGTCAACAAAATAAACGCGTCTCTGGAATTCAAG GACAGCTCATTTAGCAGCAAGAATGCCTCCGTCATCGGTCTGCTGGACATCTATGGTTTTGAGGTTTTCCAGAACAACAG TTTTGAACAGTTCTGCATTAACTACTGTAATGAGAAGCTGCAGCAGCTGTTTATTGAACTTACCCTGAAATCAGAACAGGACGAATATGAGGCTGAGGGAATCACG tgggagCCTGTGCAATATTTCAACAACAAGATCATCTGCGATCTTGTGGAAGAAAAGTTCAAAGGCATCATCTCTATTCtg GATGAGGAGTGCCTGAGGCCAGGAGATGCCAGTGACATCACCTTCCTGGAGAAGTTGGAGGACACGGTGGGAGGTCACCCCCATTTTGTTAC TCATAAGCTGGCCGACGGAAAGACCCGGAAGGTAATGGGCCGAGAGGAGTTCAGGTTGCTTCACTATGCTGGGGAGGTGAACTACAATGTGAATG GCTTTCTGGACAAGAACAATGACCTCCTCTTCAGGAACCTGAAGGAG GCCATGTGTATGTCAGAAAACAAGATCCTTACCCAGTGTTttgacagagaggagctgacAGATAAGAAGCGGCCAGAGACG GCGGCAACCCAGTTTAAGACCAGCCTGGCCCAGCTCATGGAAATCCTGATGTCGAAGGAGCCATCATACGTGCGCTGCATCAAACCCAACGATGCCAAACaagcag GGCGTTTTGATGAGGTGTTGATCAGACACCAGGTTAAGTACCTGGGTTTGATGGAGAACCTGCGGGTGAGACGAGCTGGTTTTGCCTACCGTCGTCGCTACGAGACCTTCCTGCAGAG ATATAAGTCCCTGTGTCCGGAGACCTGGCCGAACTGGCAGGGTCGTCTGGTGGACGGAGTGTCCACTCTGGTCAAACACCTGGGCTACAAGCCAGAGGAGTACAAACTGGGCAG GACCAAAATATTCATCCGTTTTCCAAAGACGCTGTTTGCCACAGAGGATGCCCTAGAGGTTAGGAAACACAGTCTGG CAACCAAACTTCAGGCGTGCTGGAAGGGCTACAGTCAGAAAACCAAATATCGCAAACTCAGACGCTCAG CCATTGTGATCCAGGCGTGGTGGAGGGGAATCCTGGCACGTCGGAGAGCTCAGCGCCGCAGACAGGCAGCCGAGACCATTCGCAG GTTCATTAAAGGGTTCATTTACCGCCATCAGCCACGCTGCCCAGAGAACGAGTACTTCCTGGACTACGTCCGTTATTCCTTCCTGATGAAACTTTCCAGAAATCTGCCTAAAAACGTGCTGGACAAGAGCTGGCCGACACCCCCGCCTGCTCTGGCCGAG GCGTCAGAACATCTGCGTAAACTGTGCATGCAAAACATGGTGTGGAAGTACTGCAAGACCATCAGCCCGGAGTGGAAACACCAG TTAGAACAAAAGATGGTGGCCAGTGAGATCTTTAAGGACAAGAAGGATAACTACCCCCAAAGCGTCCCCAAACTCTTTGTTAGCACAAGGCTCA aTGGTGAGGACATCAACCCTAAGGTTGTTCAGGCCCTTGGCACTGACAAGATGAAG TATGCTGTTCCGGTGACCAAGTATGACCGGAAGGGCTACAAAGCCCGTTCCCGACAGCTCCTGCTTATGGGAAACAGCGCCATCATAGCAGAGGAGGCCAAAGTGAAGCAGCGAATCGACTACAGCGCTCTGAAAG ggATCTCTGTCAGCTCGCTCAGCGATGGCGTGTTTGTTATCCACGTTGTGTGTGAAGACAACAAGCAGAAG GGTGACGTGGTTCTTCAGAGCGACCATGTAATCGAGACCTTAACCAAAGTGGCCATCTGTGCCGACAAGATTAACAGCATCAACATCAGCCAGGGAAG TATAAAGTTCACAGTGGGTCAAGGAAAGGAAGGAATCATTGACTTCACCTCTGGCTCTGAGCTGATAGTTGCCAAGGCAAAGAACGGACACCTCTCTGTG acTGCCCCTCGTCTCAACTCAAGATGA
- the myo1cb gene encoding myosin Ic, paralog b isoform X3, which produces MMESALTARDRVGVQDFVLLENHTSEVAFIENLRKRFKENLIYTYIGSVLVSVNPYKDLEIYTKQHMERYRGVNFYEVSPHIYAVSDNAYRSMRTERRDQCILISGESGAGKTEASKKVLQYYAVTCPASDKVQTVKDRLLQSNPVLEAFGNAKTLRNDNSSRFGKYMDIQFDFKGAPVGGHILNYLLEKSRVVHQSHGERNFHIFYQLIEGGEEDLLRRLGLERNAQQYQYLVKGNCPKVSSINDRNDWKVVRKALTVIGFTDDDVEELLNIIASVLHLGNVQYGSEESGNAYITTDSQIKYLSRLIGVDGSVLKEALTHKKIIAKGEELMSPLNQEQAASARDALSKAIYGRTFTWLVNKINASLEFKDSSFSSKNASVIGLLDIYGFEVFQNNSFEQFCINYCNEKLQQLFIELTLKSEQDEYEAEGITWEPVQYFNNKIICDLVEEKFKGIISILDEECLRPGDASDITFLEKLEDTVGGHPHFVTHKLADGKTRKVMGREEFRLLHYAGEVNYNVNGFLDKNNDLLFRNLKEAMCMSENKILTQCFDREELTDKKRPETAATQFKTSLAQLMEILMSKEPSYVRCIKPNDAKQAGRFDEVLIRHQVKYLGLMENLRVRRAGFAYRRRYETFLQRYKSLCPETWPNWQGRLVDGVSTLVKHLGYKPEEYKLGRTKIFIRFPKTLFATEDALEVRKHSLATKLQACWKGYSQKTKYRKLRRSAIVIQAWWRGILARRRAQRRRQAAETIRRFIKGFIYRHQPRCPENEYFLDYVRYSFLMKLSRNLPKNVLDKSWPTPPPALAEASEHLRKLCMQNMVWKYCKTISPEWKHQLEQKMVASEIFKDKKDNYPQSVPKLFVSTRLNGEDINPKVVQALGTDKMKYAVPVTKYDRKGYKARSRQLLLMGNSAIIAEEAKVKQRIDYSALKGISVSSLSDGVFVIHVVCEDNKQKGDVVLQSDHVIETLTKVAICADKINSINISQGSIKFTVGQGKEGIIDFTSGSELIVAKAKNGHLSVTAPRLNSR; this is translated from the exons ATGATGGAGAGCGCCCTGACAGCCAGGGACAGGGTGGGGGTACAGGACTTTGTCCTGCTGGAGAACCACACCAGCGAAGTGGCCTTCATCGAAAACCTACGCAAGCGTTTCAAGGAGAACCTCATCTAT acatacattggttctgtgctggtgtctgtcaACCCCTACAAAGACCTGGAGATTTACACCAAACAGCATATGGAAAGATATCGAGGAGTCAATTTCTACGAAGTCTCTCCTCACAT ATACGCCGTGTCTGATAACGCCTATCGCTCCATGCGAACGGAGCGGCGGGACCAGTGCATCCTGATCTCAGGCGAAAGCGGAGCCGGAAAGACGGAGGCGTCAAAGAAAGTCCTGCAATACTACGCCGTCACTTGTCCGGCTAGCGATAAGGTTCAGACTGTGAAAGACCGTCTGCTGCAGTCCAACCCTGTTCTGGAG GCTTTTGGTAATGCCAAAACACTACGCAATGACAATTCCAGTCGTTTTGGCAAATACATGGACATCCAGTTTGATTTCAAG GGGGCGCCAGTGGGAGGACACATCCTGAACTACTTGCTGGAGAAGTCTCGCGTGGTTCACCAGAGCCATGGAGAGAGGAACTTCCATATATTCTACCAGCTGATTGAGGGAGGTGAGGAGGATCTGCTGAGGAGACTAGGATTGGAGAGGAACGCACAGCAGTACCAGTACCTGGTCAAA ggtaaCTGTCCTAAGGTGAGCTCCATTAATGACCGTAATGACTGGAAAGTGGTGAGGAAGGCACTGACTGTCATCGGCTTCACCGATGATGATGTGGAG gagctGTTAAACATTATTGCCAGTGTGCTTCACCTGGGGAATGTGCAGTACGGCTCAGAGGAGAGCGGCAACGCTTACATCACAACAGACTCGCAGATCAAATACCTTTCCAGA TTGATAGGCGTGGATGGCTCTGTTCTGAAAGAAGCTCTCACACATAAGAAGATTATTGCCAAAGGAGAAGAG ctgatGAGCCCACTTAATCAAGAACAGGCAGCTTCGGCAAGAGATGCCTTATCTAAAGCCATCTATGGCCGCACCTTCACCTGGCTAGTCAACAAAATAAACGCGTCTCTGGAATTCAAG GACAGCTCATTTAGCAGCAAGAATGCCTCCGTCATCGGTCTGCTGGACATCTATGGTTTTGAGGTTTTCCAGAACAACAG TTTTGAACAGTTCTGCATTAACTACTGTAATGAGAAGCTGCAGCAGCTGTTTATTGAACTTACCCTGAAATCAGAACAGGACGAATATGAGGCTGAGGGAATCACG tgggagCCTGTGCAATATTTCAACAACAAGATCATCTGCGATCTTGTGGAAGAAAAGTTCAAAGGCATCATCTCTATTCtg GATGAGGAGTGCCTGAGGCCAGGAGATGCCAGTGACATCACCTTCCTGGAGAAGTTGGAGGACACGGTGGGAGGTCACCCCCATTTTGTTAC TCATAAGCTGGCCGACGGAAAGACCCGGAAGGTAATGGGCCGAGAGGAGTTCAGGTTGCTTCACTATGCTGGGGAGGTGAACTACAATGTGAATG GCTTTCTGGACAAGAACAATGACCTCCTCTTCAGGAACCTGAAGGAG GCCATGTGTATGTCAGAAAACAAGATCCTTACCCAGTGTTttgacagagaggagctgacAGATAAGAAGCGGCCAGAGACG GCGGCAACCCAGTTTAAGACCAGCCTGGCCCAGCTCATGGAAATCCTGATGTCGAAGGAGCCATCATACGTGCGCTGCATCAAACCCAACGATGCCAAACaagcag GGCGTTTTGATGAGGTGTTGATCAGACACCAGGTTAAGTACCTGGGTTTGATGGAGAACCTGCGGGTGAGACGAGCTGGTTTTGCCTACCGTCGTCGCTACGAGACCTTCCTGCAGAG ATATAAGTCCCTGTGTCCGGAGACCTGGCCGAACTGGCAGGGTCGTCTGGTGGACGGAGTGTCCACTCTGGTCAAACACCTGGGCTACAAGCCAGAGGAGTACAAACTGGGCAG GACCAAAATATTCATCCGTTTTCCAAAGACGCTGTTTGCCACAGAGGATGCCCTAGAGGTTAGGAAACACAGTCTGG CAACCAAACTTCAGGCGTGCTGGAAGGGCTACAGTCAGAAAACCAAATATCGCAAACTCAGACGCTCAG CCATTGTGATCCAGGCGTGGTGGAGGGGAATCCTGGCACGTCGGAGAGCTCAGCGCCGCAGACAGGCAGCCGAGACCATTCGCAG GTTCATTAAAGGGTTCATTTACCGCCATCAGCCACGCTGCCCAGAGAACGAGTACTTCCTGGACTACGTCCGTTATTCCTTCCTGATGAAACTTTCCAGAAATCTGCCTAAAAACGTGCTGGACAAGAGCTGGCCGACACCCCCGCCTGCTCTGGCCGAG GCGTCAGAACATCTGCGTAAACTGTGCATGCAAAACATGGTGTGGAAGTACTGCAAGACCATCAGCCCGGAGTGGAAACACCAG TTAGAACAAAAGATGGTGGCCAGTGAGATCTTTAAGGACAAGAAGGATAACTACCCCCAAAGCGTCCCCAAACTCTTTGTTAGCACAAGGCTCA aTGGTGAGGACATCAACCCTAAGGTTGTTCAGGCCCTTGGCACTGACAAGATGAAG TATGCTGTTCCGGTGACCAAGTATGACCGGAAGGGCTACAAAGCCCGTTCCCGACAGCTCCTGCTTATGGGAAACAGCGCCATCATAGCAGAGGAGGCCAAAGTGAAGCAGCGAATCGACTACAGCGCTCTGAAAG ggATCTCTGTCAGCTCGCTCAGCGATGGCGTGTTTGTTATCCACGTTGTGTGTGAAGACAACAAGCAGAAG GGTGACGTGGTTCTTCAGAGCGACCATGTAATCGAGACCTTAACCAAAGTGGCCATCTGTGCCGACAAGATTAACAGCATCAACATCAGCCAGGGAAG TATAAAGTTCACAGTGGGTCAAGGAAAGGAAGGAATCATTGACTTCACCTCTGGCTCTGAGCTGATAGTTGCCAAGGCAAAGAACGGACACCTCTCTGTG acTGCCCCTCGTCTCAACTCAAGATGA
- the myo1cb gene encoding myosin Ic, paralog b isoform X2, giving the protein MKYRALAVGSDGVRVMMESALTARDRVGVQDFVLLENHTSEVAFIENLRKRFKENLIYTYIGSVLVSVNPYKDLEIYTKQHMERYRGVNFYEVSPHIYAVSDNAYRSMRTERRDQCILISGESGAGKTEASKKVLQYYAVTCPASDKVQTVKDRLLQSNPVLEAFGNAKTLRNDNSSRFGKYMDIQFDFKGAPVGGHILNYLLEKSRVVHQSHGERNFHIFYQLIEGGEEDLLRRLGLERNAQQYQYLVKGNCPKVSSINDRNDWKVVRKALTVIGFTDDDVEELLNIIASVLHLGNVQYGSEESGNAYITTDSQIKYLSRLIGVDGSVLKEALTHKKIIAKGEELMSPLNQEQAASARDALSKAIYGRTFTWLVNKINASLEFKDSSFSSKNASVIGLLDIYGFEVFQNNSFEQFCINYCNEKLQQLFIELTLKSEQDEYEAEGITWEPVQYFNNKIICDLVEEKFKGIISILDEECLRPGDASDITFLEKLEDTVGGHPHFVTHKLADGKTRKVMGREEFRLLHYAGEVNYNVNGFLDKNNDLLFRNLKEAMCMSENKILTQCFDREELTDKKRPETAATQFKTSLAQLMEILMSKEPSYVRCIKPNDAKQAGRFDEVLIRHQVKYLGLMENLRVRRAGFAYRRRYETFLQRYKSLCPETWPNWQGRLVDGVSTLVKHLGYKPEEYKLGRTKIFIRFPKTLFATEDALEVRKHSLATKLQACWKGYSQKTKYRKLRRSAIVIQAWWRGILARRRAQRRRQAAETIRRFIKGFIYRHQPRCPENEYFLDYVRYSFLMKLSRNLPKNVLDKSWPTPPPALAEASEHLRKLCMQNMVWKYCKTISPEWKHQLEQKMVASEIFKDKKDNYPQSVPKLFVSTRLNGEDINPKVVQALGTDKMKYAVPVTKYDRKGYKARSRQLLLMGNSAIIAEEAKVKQRIDYSALKGISVSSLSDGVFVIHVVCEDNKQKGDVVLQSDHVIETLTKVAICADKINSINISQGSIKFTVGQGKEGIIDFTSGSELIVAKAKNGHLSVTAPRLNSR; this is encoded by the exons ATGAAGTACCGCGCACTG GCAGTAGGCAGTGACGGAGTTCGGGTCATGATGGAGAGCGCCCTGACAGCCAGGGACAGGGTGGGGGTACAGGACTTTGTCCTGCTGGAGAACCACACCAGCGAAGTGGCCTTCATCGAAAACCTACGCAAGCGTTTCAAGGAGAACCTCATCTAT acatacattggttctgtgctggtgtctgtcaACCCCTACAAAGACCTGGAGATTTACACCAAACAGCATATGGAAAGATATCGAGGAGTCAATTTCTACGAAGTCTCTCCTCACAT ATACGCCGTGTCTGATAACGCCTATCGCTCCATGCGAACGGAGCGGCGGGACCAGTGCATCCTGATCTCAGGCGAAAGCGGAGCCGGAAAGACGGAGGCGTCAAAGAAAGTCCTGCAATACTACGCCGTCACTTGTCCGGCTAGCGATAAGGTTCAGACTGTGAAAGACCGTCTGCTGCAGTCCAACCCTGTTCTGGAG GCTTTTGGTAATGCCAAAACACTACGCAATGACAATTCCAGTCGTTTTGGCAAATACATGGACATCCAGTTTGATTTCAAG GGGGCGCCAGTGGGAGGACACATCCTGAACTACTTGCTGGAGAAGTCTCGCGTGGTTCACCAGAGCCATGGAGAGAGGAACTTCCATATATTCTACCAGCTGATTGAGGGAGGTGAGGAGGATCTGCTGAGGAGACTAGGATTGGAGAGGAACGCACAGCAGTACCAGTACCTGGTCAAA ggtaaCTGTCCTAAGGTGAGCTCCATTAATGACCGTAATGACTGGAAAGTGGTGAGGAAGGCACTGACTGTCATCGGCTTCACCGATGATGATGTGGAG gagctGTTAAACATTATTGCCAGTGTGCTTCACCTGGGGAATGTGCAGTACGGCTCAGAGGAGAGCGGCAACGCTTACATCACAACAGACTCGCAGATCAAATACCTTTCCAGA TTGATAGGCGTGGATGGCTCTGTTCTGAAAGAAGCTCTCACACATAAGAAGATTATTGCCAAAGGAGAAGAG ctgatGAGCCCACTTAATCAAGAACAGGCAGCTTCGGCAAGAGATGCCTTATCTAAAGCCATCTATGGCCGCACCTTCACCTGGCTAGTCAACAAAATAAACGCGTCTCTGGAATTCAAG GACAGCTCATTTAGCAGCAAGAATGCCTCCGTCATCGGTCTGCTGGACATCTATGGTTTTGAGGTTTTCCAGAACAACAG TTTTGAACAGTTCTGCATTAACTACTGTAATGAGAAGCTGCAGCAGCTGTTTATTGAACTTACCCTGAAATCAGAACAGGACGAATATGAGGCTGAGGGAATCACG tgggagCCTGTGCAATATTTCAACAACAAGATCATCTGCGATCTTGTGGAAGAAAAGTTCAAAGGCATCATCTCTATTCtg GATGAGGAGTGCCTGAGGCCAGGAGATGCCAGTGACATCACCTTCCTGGAGAAGTTGGAGGACACGGTGGGAGGTCACCCCCATTTTGTTAC TCATAAGCTGGCCGACGGAAAGACCCGGAAGGTAATGGGCCGAGAGGAGTTCAGGTTGCTTCACTATGCTGGGGAGGTGAACTACAATGTGAATG GCTTTCTGGACAAGAACAATGACCTCCTCTTCAGGAACCTGAAGGAG GCCATGTGTATGTCAGAAAACAAGATCCTTACCCAGTGTTttgacagagaggagctgacAGATAAGAAGCGGCCAGAGACG GCGGCAACCCAGTTTAAGACCAGCCTGGCCCAGCTCATGGAAATCCTGATGTCGAAGGAGCCATCATACGTGCGCTGCATCAAACCCAACGATGCCAAACaagcag GGCGTTTTGATGAGGTGTTGATCAGACACCAGGTTAAGTACCTGGGTTTGATGGAGAACCTGCGGGTGAGACGAGCTGGTTTTGCCTACCGTCGTCGCTACGAGACCTTCCTGCAGAG ATATAAGTCCCTGTGTCCGGAGACCTGGCCGAACTGGCAGGGTCGTCTGGTGGACGGAGTGTCCACTCTGGTCAAACACCTGGGCTACAAGCCAGAGGAGTACAAACTGGGCAG GACCAAAATATTCATCCGTTTTCCAAAGACGCTGTTTGCCACAGAGGATGCCCTAGAGGTTAGGAAACACAGTCTGG CAACCAAACTTCAGGCGTGCTGGAAGGGCTACAGTCAGAAAACCAAATATCGCAAACTCAGACGCTCAG CCATTGTGATCCAGGCGTGGTGGAGGGGAATCCTGGCACGTCGGAGAGCTCAGCGCCGCAGACAGGCAGCCGAGACCATTCGCAG GTTCATTAAAGGGTTCATTTACCGCCATCAGCCACGCTGCCCAGAGAACGAGTACTTCCTGGACTACGTCCGTTATTCCTTCCTGATGAAACTTTCCAGAAATCTGCCTAAAAACGTGCTGGACAAGAGCTGGCCGACACCCCCGCCTGCTCTGGCCGAG GCGTCAGAACATCTGCGTAAACTGTGCATGCAAAACATGGTGTGGAAGTACTGCAAGACCATCAGCCCGGAGTGGAAACACCAG TTAGAACAAAAGATGGTGGCCAGTGAGATCTTTAAGGACAAGAAGGATAACTACCCCCAAAGCGTCCCCAAACTCTTTGTTAGCACAAGGCTCA aTGGTGAGGACATCAACCCTAAGGTTGTTCAGGCCCTTGGCACTGACAAGATGAAG TATGCTGTTCCGGTGACCAAGTATGACCGGAAGGGCTACAAAGCCCGTTCCCGACAGCTCCTGCTTATGGGAAACAGCGCCATCATAGCAGAGGAGGCCAAAGTGAAGCAGCGAATCGACTACAGCGCTCTGAAAG ggATCTCTGTCAGCTCGCTCAGCGATGGCGTGTTTGTTATCCACGTTGTGTGTGAAGACAACAAGCAGAAG GGTGACGTGGTTCTTCAGAGCGACCATGTAATCGAGACCTTAACCAAAGTGGCCATCTGTGCCGACAAGATTAACAGCATCAACATCAGCCAGGGAAG TATAAAGTTCACAGTGGGTCAAGGAAAGGAAGGAATCATTGACTTCACCTCTGGCTCTGAGCTGATAGTTGCCAAGGCAAAGAACGGACACCTCTCTGTG acTGCCCCTCGTCTCAACTCAAGATGA